In one Corythoichthys intestinalis isolate RoL2023-P3 chromosome 16, ASM3026506v1, whole genome shotgun sequence genomic region, the following are encoded:
- the ppp1caa gene encoding protein phosphatase 1, catalytic subunit, alpha isozyme a, with protein sequence MAEPDKLNIDSIIQRLLEVKGSRPGKNVQLTESEIRGLCLKSREIFLSQPILLELEAPLKICGDVHGQYYDLLRLFEYGGFPPESNYLFLGDYVDRGKQSLETICLLLAYKIKYPENFFLLRGNHECASINRIYGFYDECKRRYNIKLWKTFTDCFNCLPVAAIVDEKIFCCHGGLSPDLQSMEQIRRVMRPTDVPDQGLLCDLLWADPDKDVLGWGENDRGVSFTFGADVVAKFLHKHDMDLICRAHQVVEDGYEFFAKRQLVTLFSAPNYCGEFDNAGAMMSVDETLMCSFQILKPADKKLYPYGGGAGMGSGRPVTPPRNSAKAAKAKK encoded by the exons tcaaGGGCTCTCGTCCTGGAAAGAACGTCCAGCTGACGGAGAGCGAGATTCGCGGCCTGTGCCTAAAATCTCGTGAGATTTTTCTCAGCCAACCCATCCTGCTAGAGCTGGAGGCCCCCCTGAAAATCTGCG GTGACGTCCACGGGCAGTACTACGACCTATTGCGACTGTTCGAGTACGGCGGATTCCCTCCGGAGAGCAACTACTTGTTCCTGGGCGACTACGTGGACCGTGGCAAGCAGTCCTTGGAGACCATCTGCCTGTTGCTGGCCTACAAGATCAAGTACCCGGAGAACTTCTTCTTGTTACGCGGCAACCACGAGTGCGCCTCTATCAACCGAATCTACGGCTTCTACGACGAGT GCAAGCGAAGGTATAACATTAAGCTGTGGAAGACCTTCACCGACTGCTTCAACTGTTTACCGGTGGCCGCCATTGTAGACGAGAAGATCTTCTGCTGTCACGGAG GCCTGTCGCCCGACCTACAGTCCATGGAGCAGATCCGCCGAGTCATGCGACCCACCGACGTGCCCGACCAGGGCCTGTTGTGCGACCTGCTGTGGGCCGACCCGGACAAGGACGTGCTGGGCTGGGGCGAGAACGACCGCGGCGTCTCCTTTACCTTCGGCGCCGACGTAGTGGCCAAGTTCTTACATAAGCACGACATGGACCTCATATGCAGGGCGCACCAG GTGGTAGAAGACGGCTACGAGTTCTTTGCCAAGAGGCAACTGGTCACTCTCTTCTCCGCGCCCAACTACTGCGGAGAGTTCGACAACGCCGGCGCCATGATGAGCGTGGACGAGACGCTCATGTGCTCCTTCCAG ATCCTGAAGCCGGCAGATAAGAAGTTGTACCCTTACGGCGGAGGTGCCGGCATGGGCTCCGGAAGGCCCGTCACCCCTCCGCGAAATTCTGCCAAGGCCGCCAAGGCTAAGAAATAA